Proteins from a genomic interval of Garra rufa chromosome 4, GarRuf1.0, whole genome shotgun sequence:
- the dyrk2 gene encoding dual specificity tyrosine-phosphorylation-regulated kinase 2 isoform X1 produces MLTKKPCAAAATVYPTGKGGEICQLQSSPGLGIGGPRAGAGTEATSPVTLPPLRNSNSLTAGGNKHTMNDHLHVGNHQQIHVQQLFEENSNKRTVLTAQPNGLTPVGRTGLAMPEKQQESSQCRQGSSTSIKSTESKPKPAPLTPEQAMKQYMSKLSVFEHQEIFSYPEIYFIGPNAKKRQGVVGGSNNGGYDDDQGSYIHVPHDHISFRYEVLKVIGKGSFGQVVKAYDHKNHQQVALKMVRNEKRFHRQAAEEIRILEHLRKQDKDSTMNVIHMLENFTFRNHICMTFELLSMNLYELIKKNKFQGFSLPLVRKFAHSILQCLDSLHKNRIIHCDLKPENILLKQQGRSGIKVIDFGSSCYEHQRVYTYIQSRFYRAPEVILGARYGMPIDMWSLGCILAELLTGYPLLPGEDEGDQLACVIELLGMPSQKLLDSSKRAKNFISSKGYPRYCTVTTLPDGSVVLNGGRSRRGKLRGPPGSRDWVTALKGCDDPLFLDFLKQCLEWDPSLRMSPSQALRHPWLRRRLPKPPTGEKTTVKRITEGTGAITSISKLPPPSGSATKLRTNLAQMTDANGNIQQRTVLPKLVS; encoded by the exons ATGTTAACCAAGAAACCCTGCGCTGCTGCTGCTACTGTCTACCCGACTG GCAAAGGGGGTGAGATTTGCCAGCTACAGTCTTCTCCAGGACTGGGCATAGGGGGTCCCCGGGCTGGAGCAGGGACTGAAGCCACATCACCCGTCACATTACCACCACTCAGGAACAGCAACTCTCTTACG GCTGGAGGCAATAAGCACACAATGAATGACCATCTGCACGTCGGGAATCACCAGCAGATCCACGTTCAACAGCTGTTTGAGGAGAACAGCAACAAACGGACAGTGTTGACTGCACAACCCAATGGGTTGACGCCCGTAGGTAGAACAGGTCTGGCCATGCCGGAGAAGCAGCAAGAAAGCAGCCAGTGTCGACAAGGCAGCTCAACTTCCATCAAATCAACTGAAAGCAAACCCAAGCCAGCACCTTTGACTCCTGAGCAGGCCATGAAACAGTACATGTCTAAGCTTTCAGTGTTTGAACACCAAGAGATCTTCAGCTATCCTGAGATCTATTTTATAGGTCCAAATGCAAAGAAAAGACAAGGTGTAGTTGGGGGGTCAAACAATGGAGGTTATGACGATGATCAGGGCTCCTACATTCACGTGCCCCATGACCATATATCATTTAGGTATGAGGTGCTAAAGGTTATTGGTAAAGGCAGTTTTGGCCAGGTGGTGAAGGCCTACGACCACAAGAACCACCAGCAAGTGGCACTGAAAATGGTACGCAACGAAAAACGTTTCCATCGCCAAGCAGCCGAGGAAATTCGCATTCTGGAACACTTGCGCAAACAGGATAAGGACTCCACCATGAATGTCATCCACATGCTGGAGAACTTTACATTCCGCAACCATATCTGCATGACGTTCGAGCTGCTCAGCATGAACCTTTATGAGCTTATCAAGAAAAACAAGTTTCAGGGCTTTAGTTTGCCACTAGTGCGCAAGTTTGCACACTCCATCTTGCAGTGTCTCGACTCCTTGCACAAGAACAGAATCATTCACTGCGACCTCAAGCCTGAGAATATCCTTTTGAAGCAGCAGGGGCGCAGTGGGATAAAAGTGATCGACTTTGGCTCCAGCTGCTACGAGCATCAACGGGTCTACACTTACATCCAGTCACGCTTCTACAGGGCCCCAGAGGTCATTCTGGGCGCTCGATACGGGATGCCAATTGATATGTGGAGCTTAGGTTGTATCTTAGCGGAATTACTTACAGGGTACCCTCTCTTGCCTGGAGAAGATGAAGGGGACCAACTAGCATGTgtcatagaactgctgggtatgCCCTCCCAGAAGCTACTGGATTCATCTAAGAGAGCCAAAAATTTTATCAGTTCGAAGGGATACCCCCGTTACTGCACAGTCACAACCTTACCAGATGGCTCGGTGGTGTTAAACGGGGGAAGGTCACGTAGGGGCAAACTCAGAGGTCCACCAGGCAGCAGGGACTGGGTGACGGCACTCAAGGGCTGTGACGACCCCCTTTTCTTGGACTTTCTCAAACAGTGTCTAGAGTGGGACCCGTCCCTGCGTATGTCCCCTAGTCAGGCCCTCCGCCACCCATGGCTCAGAAGACGCTTGCCAAAACCTCCCACTGGGGAGAAAACCACCGTAAAGCGGATCACTGAGGGTACTGGTGCTATAACTTCAATCTCCAAATTACCTCCCCCTTCTGGCTCAGCCACAAAGTTAAGGACTAACCTGGCACAAATGACTGATGCCAATGGGAATATACAACAAAGGACAGTGTTGCCAAAATTAGTCAGCTGA
- the dyrk2 gene encoding dual specificity tyrosine-phosphorylation-regulated kinase 2 isoform X2, with amino-acid sequence MLHNACKGGEICQLQSSPGLGIGGPRAGAGTEATSPVTLPPLRNSNSLTAGGNKHTMNDHLHVGNHQQIHVQQLFEENSNKRTVLTAQPNGLTPVGRTGLAMPEKQQESSQCRQGSSTSIKSTESKPKPAPLTPEQAMKQYMSKLSVFEHQEIFSYPEIYFIGPNAKKRQGVVGGSNNGGYDDDQGSYIHVPHDHISFRYEVLKVIGKGSFGQVVKAYDHKNHQQVALKMVRNEKRFHRQAAEEIRILEHLRKQDKDSTMNVIHMLENFTFRNHICMTFELLSMNLYELIKKNKFQGFSLPLVRKFAHSILQCLDSLHKNRIIHCDLKPENILLKQQGRSGIKVIDFGSSCYEHQRVYTYIQSRFYRAPEVILGARYGMPIDMWSLGCILAELLTGYPLLPGEDEGDQLACVIELLGMPSQKLLDSSKRAKNFISSKGYPRYCTVTTLPDGSVVLNGGRSRRGKLRGPPGSRDWVTALKGCDDPLFLDFLKQCLEWDPSLRMSPSQALRHPWLRRRLPKPPTGEKTTVKRITEGTGAITSISKLPPPSGSATKLRTNLAQMTDANGNIQQRTVLPKLVS; translated from the exons ATGCTTCATAACGCTT GCAAAGGGGGTGAGATTTGCCAGCTACAGTCTTCTCCAGGACTGGGCATAGGGGGTCCCCGGGCTGGAGCAGGGACTGAAGCCACATCACCCGTCACATTACCACCACTCAGGAACAGCAACTCTCTTACG GCTGGAGGCAATAAGCACACAATGAATGACCATCTGCACGTCGGGAATCACCAGCAGATCCACGTTCAACAGCTGTTTGAGGAGAACAGCAACAAACGGACAGTGTTGACTGCACAACCCAATGGGTTGACGCCCGTAGGTAGAACAGGTCTGGCCATGCCGGAGAAGCAGCAAGAAAGCAGCCAGTGTCGACAAGGCAGCTCAACTTCCATCAAATCAACTGAAAGCAAACCCAAGCCAGCACCTTTGACTCCTGAGCAGGCCATGAAACAGTACATGTCTAAGCTTTCAGTGTTTGAACACCAAGAGATCTTCAGCTATCCTGAGATCTATTTTATAGGTCCAAATGCAAAGAAAAGACAAGGTGTAGTTGGGGGGTCAAACAATGGAGGTTATGACGATGATCAGGGCTCCTACATTCACGTGCCCCATGACCATATATCATTTAGGTATGAGGTGCTAAAGGTTATTGGTAAAGGCAGTTTTGGCCAGGTGGTGAAGGCCTACGACCACAAGAACCACCAGCAAGTGGCACTGAAAATGGTACGCAACGAAAAACGTTTCCATCGCCAAGCAGCCGAGGAAATTCGCATTCTGGAACACTTGCGCAAACAGGATAAGGACTCCACCATGAATGTCATCCACATGCTGGAGAACTTTACATTCCGCAACCATATCTGCATGACGTTCGAGCTGCTCAGCATGAACCTTTATGAGCTTATCAAGAAAAACAAGTTTCAGGGCTTTAGTTTGCCACTAGTGCGCAAGTTTGCACACTCCATCTTGCAGTGTCTCGACTCCTTGCACAAGAACAGAATCATTCACTGCGACCTCAAGCCTGAGAATATCCTTTTGAAGCAGCAGGGGCGCAGTGGGATAAAAGTGATCGACTTTGGCTCCAGCTGCTACGAGCATCAACGGGTCTACACTTACATCCAGTCACGCTTCTACAGGGCCCCAGAGGTCATTCTGGGCGCTCGATACGGGATGCCAATTGATATGTGGAGCTTAGGTTGTATCTTAGCGGAATTACTTACAGGGTACCCTCTCTTGCCTGGAGAAGATGAAGGGGACCAACTAGCATGTgtcatagaactgctgggtatgCCCTCCCAGAAGCTACTGGATTCATCTAAGAGAGCCAAAAATTTTATCAGTTCGAAGGGATACCCCCGTTACTGCACAGTCACAACCTTACCAGATGGCTCGGTGGTGTTAAACGGGGGAAGGTCACGTAGGGGCAAACTCAGAGGTCCACCAGGCAGCAGGGACTGGGTGACGGCACTCAAGGGCTGTGACGACCCCCTTTTCTTGGACTTTCTCAAACAGTGTCTAGAGTGGGACCCGTCCCTGCGTATGTCCCCTAGTCAGGCCCTCCGCCACCCATGGCTCAGAAGACGCTTGCCAAAACCTCCCACTGGGGAGAAAACCACCGTAAAGCGGATCACTGAGGGTACTGGTGCTATAACTTCAATCTCCAAATTACCTCCCCCTTCTGGCTCAGCCACAAAGTTAAGGACTAACCTGGCACAAATGACTGATGCCAATGGGAATATACAACAAAGGACAGTGTTGCCAAAATTAGTCAGCTGA
- the dyrk2 gene encoding dual specificity tyrosine-phosphorylation-regulated kinase 2 isoform X3 has product MNDHLHVGNHQQIHVQQLFEENSNKRTVLTAQPNGLTPVGRTGLAMPEKQQESSQCRQGSSTSIKSTESKPKPAPLTPEQAMKQYMSKLSVFEHQEIFSYPEIYFIGPNAKKRQGVVGGSNNGGYDDDQGSYIHVPHDHISFRYEVLKVIGKGSFGQVVKAYDHKNHQQVALKMVRNEKRFHRQAAEEIRILEHLRKQDKDSTMNVIHMLENFTFRNHICMTFELLSMNLYELIKKNKFQGFSLPLVRKFAHSILQCLDSLHKNRIIHCDLKPENILLKQQGRSGIKVIDFGSSCYEHQRVYTYIQSRFYRAPEVILGARYGMPIDMWSLGCILAELLTGYPLLPGEDEGDQLACVIELLGMPSQKLLDSSKRAKNFISSKGYPRYCTVTTLPDGSVVLNGGRSRRGKLRGPPGSRDWVTALKGCDDPLFLDFLKQCLEWDPSLRMSPSQALRHPWLRRRLPKPPTGEKTTVKRITEGTGAITSISKLPPPSGSATKLRTNLAQMTDANGNIQQRTVLPKLVS; this is encoded by the coding sequence ATGAATGACCATCTGCACGTCGGGAATCACCAGCAGATCCACGTTCAACAGCTGTTTGAGGAGAACAGCAACAAACGGACAGTGTTGACTGCACAACCCAATGGGTTGACGCCCGTAGGTAGAACAGGTCTGGCCATGCCGGAGAAGCAGCAAGAAAGCAGCCAGTGTCGACAAGGCAGCTCAACTTCCATCAAATCAACTGAAAGCAAACCCAAGCCAGCACCTTTGACTCCTGAGCAGGCCATGAAACAGTACATGTCTAAGCTTTCAGTGTTTGAACACCAAGAGATCTTCAGCTATCCTGAGATCTATTTTATAGGTCCAAATGCAAAGAAAAGACAAGGTGTAGTTGGGGGGTCAAACAATGGAGGTTATGACGATGATCAGGGCTCCTACATTCACGTGCCCCATGACCATATATCATTTAGGTATGAGGTGCTAAAGGTTATTGGTAAAGGCAGTTTTGGCCAGGTGGTGAAGGCCTACGACCACAAGAACCACCAGCAAGTGGCACTGAAAATGGTACGCAACGAAAAACGTTTCCATCGCCAAGCAGCCGAGGAAATTCGCATTCTGGAACACTTGCGCAAACAGGATAAGGACTCCACCATGAATGTCATCCACATGCTGGAGAACTTTACATTCCGCAACCATATCTGCATGACGTTCGAGCTGCTCAGCATGAACCTTTATGAGCTTATCAAGAAAAACAAGTTTCAGGGCTTTAGTTTGCCACTAGTGCGCAAGTTTGCACACTCCATCTTGCAGTGTCTCGACTCCTTGCACAAGAACAGAATCATTCACTGCGACCTCAAGCCTGAGAATATCCTTTTGAAGCAGCAGGGGCGCAGTGGGATAAAAGTGATCGACTTTGGCTCCAGCTGCTACGAGCATCAACGGGTCTACACTTACATCCAGTCACGCTTCTACAGGGCCCCAGAGGTCATTCTGGGCGCTCGATACGGGATGCCAATTGATATGTGGAGCTTAGGTTGTATCTTAGCGGAATTACTTACAGGGTACCCTCTCTTGCCTGGAGAAGATGAAGGGGACCAACTAGCATGTgtcatagaactgctgggtatgCCCTCCCAGAAGCTACTGGATTCATCTAAGAGAGCCAAAAATTTTATCAGTTCGAAGGGATACCCCCGTTACTGCACAGTCACAACCTTACCAGATGGCTCGGTGGTGTTAAACGGGGGAAGGTCACGTAGGGGCAAACTCAGAGGTCCACCAGGCAGCAGGGACTGGGTGACGGCACTCAAGGGCTGTGACGACCCCCTTTTCTTGGACTTTCTCAAACAGTGTCTAGAGTGGGACCCGTCCCTGCGTATGTCCCCTAGTCAGGCCCTCCGCCACCCATGGCTCAGAAGACGCTTGCCAAAACCTCCCACTGGGGAGAAAACCACCGTAAAGCGGATCACTGAGGGTACTGGTGCTATAACTTCAATCTCCAAATTACCTCCCCCTTCTGGCTCAGCCACAAAGTTAAGGACTAACCTGGCACAAATGACTGATGCCAATGGGAATATACAACAAAGGACAGTGTTGCCAAAATTAGTCAGCTGA